Proteins from a single region of Methanomassiliicoccales archaeon:
- a CDS encoding phosphoadenosine phosphosulfate reductase family protein: MGIVRLGEMHLRWCKQCNVPVLESTECGNCHSRTEPVSITPPGDVRPAFAHDIEFMRSLAERDFGPGCGKALLPEGRIVLLNKVPGLDRMEEIIMDGTVIASARYDIGFGWKMILRVAAARMMQNVASKGVVVADDGAIAPIQKSSSLMVPGVVSAVDGIKKGDEVIVVDSRHFAFATGTARMSTEEMSLLEKGAAVKTRWADIPSEYVPRIDVQDWDMVLRANSPVMERRIWDAIKFIRETVAEFKVPAVVSFSGGKDSLATMLLTKDAGLDLPSFFIDTGLEFPETVQYVYDVAKQYDLELIVEHAPEHAFFGNLNYFGPPGRDFRWCCKTNKLGPTVKAIMEHFPDGVLSFIGQRKYESEQRADKPRIWRNPWTPGQIGASPIQHWTALHVWIYIFMRKAPYNPWYEHGLDRIGCFLCPASDLAELELVKEESARSKEWDTYLHKYAESIGQPKEWVELGLWRWKRIPASVREELARTGITIPDRQRKEMEETASRLLSLRMQDGFSPCVLGFSIEGAFSRKLDLLKVVNLLNMVGEVTINEEEGWCSIDGVTLFDEGALIAKGNDQKAIREKVEKVRRAVVKAEECVGCGVCVARCKEGALVLEQDRVQVIASKCIHCGECMEPCPAVSFGDTTFDF; this comes from the coding sequence ATGGGCATAGTCAGGCTTGGGGAAATGCACCTCCGCTGGTGCAAACAGTGCAACGTGCCGGTCCTGGAATCCACGGAATGCGGCAATTGCCATAGTAGGACCGAGCCGGTGAGCATCACGCCGCCGGGCGACGTCAGGCCAGCCTTCGCCCATGACATCGAATTCATGCGCTCCCTGGCAGAGAGGGACTTCGGTCCCGGCTGCGGGAAGGCGTTACTGCCGGAGGGTCGGATCGTACTTCTAAACAAAGTCCCTGGGCTGGATCGGATGGAGGAGATTATCATGGATGGAACGGTCATAGCCTCTGCCAGGTACGACATCGGCTTCGGCTGGAAGATGATCCTCAGGGTGGCTGCGGCAAGGATGATGCAGAACGTCGCCTCCAAGGGAGTCGTCGTGGCCGATGACGGTGCGATCGCCCCGATCCAGAAGAGCTCGAGCCTGATGGTGCCGGGCGTGGTCTCGGCGGTGGACGGAATCAAGAAGGGCGACGAGGTCATCGTTGTCGATTCAAGGCATTTCGCTTTCGCCACCGGCACCGCCAGGATGTCCACCGAGGAGATGTCGCTGCTGGAAAAAGGAGCGGCCGTTAAGACCAGATGGGCGGACATTCCCTCGGAATACGTTCCTAGGATCGATGTCCAGGACTGGGACATGGTCTTGAGGGCGAACTCTCCGGTCATGGAACGCCGGATCTGGGACGCGATCAAGTTCATCAGGGAGACCGTGGCCGAGTTCAAGGTCCCGGCTGTCGTTTCATTCTCCGGGGGGAAGGACAGCCTGGCAACGATGCTGCTCACCAAGGATGCCGGATTGGACCTGCCATCCTTCTTCATCGACACCGGATTGGAATTCCCCGAGACCGTGCAATATGTGTACGATGTGGCCAAACAATATGACCTGGAGTTGATAGTCGAGCATGCCCCGGAACACGCGTTCTTCGGCAACCTGAACTACTTCGGGCCGCCGGGGAGGGATTTCCGTTGGTGCTGCAAGACGAACAAGCTCGGCCCGACCGTGAAAGCCATCATGGAGCATTTCCCAGACGGGGTCCTTTCATTCATAGGCCAGCGTAAATACGAGTCAGAGCAGCGGGCCGACAAGCCCCGCATCTGGCGGAACCCGTGGACGCCCGGACAGATAGGAGCCTCCCCCATCCAACATTGGACCGCACTGCACGTATGGATCTACATTTTCATGCGGAAGGCACCTTACAACCCCTGGTACGAGCATGGCCTGGACCGCATCGGCTGCTTCCTATGCCCGGCATCGGACCTGGCGGAGCTGGAACTGGTGAAAGAGGAATCGGCCCGTTCGAAAGAATGGGACACATACCTGCATAAGTACGCAGAATCGATCGGCCAGCCGAAGGAGTGGGTGGAGCTGGGCCTGTGGCGCTGGAAGCGTATTCCCGCCTCGGTCAGGGAGGAGCTGGCCCGTACCGGGATAACCATCCCGGACCGGCAGAGGAAGGAAATGGAGGAGACCGCTTCAAGGCTGTTGTCACTGAGGATGCAGGATGGCTTCTCGCCATGCGTCCTCGGTTTCAGCATCGAGGGGGCATTCTCTCGTAAGTTGGACCTGCTCAAAGTGGTGAACCTGCTCAACATGGTGGGAGAGGTCACCATCAACGAGGAGGAAGGATGGTGCTCCATCGATGGAGTGACCCTGTTCGACGAAGGCGCGCTCATCGCTAAAGGCAATGACCAAAAGGCGATAAGAGAAAAAGTGGAAAAGGTGCGCAGAGCAGTGGTCAAGGCCGAGGAATGCGTCGGTTGTGGGGTGTGCGTCGCCAGATGCAAAGAGGGTGCACTTGTACTGGAACAAGACCGGGTTCAGGTCATAGCCTCGAAATGCATCCATTGCGGCGAATGCATGGAACCCTGCCCTGCCGTCAGTTTCGGCGACACCACCTTCGATTTTTGA
- a CDS encoding aminotransferase class I/II-fold pyridoxal phosphate-dependent enzyme has protein sequence MKPTKRTLGIEYAIRDILLPARELEKKGVEVLKLHIGDPNKFDFRTPKHVRDALCAAVEKCDNGYEESEGNLELRRAIVEKERKKNLIDIDETDVIVTNGVTESIQMITAATIESGDEVLAPGPSYPSYVEFTKFFGGVPVSYRTIEEENWQPDIDDLRKKITPRTKYIVAINPNNPTGALYSDKVLKQMADLAGEYNLFMVSDEIYDLMTYDGGVHHSPATLAPDVPMILVNGFSKVDLLPGWRLGYSVFRDPTGELKEIKEAVNKQLRLRLSANAPCQMAVIESMRHPKDHLKGMMDKLEDRRNFAYKRFNEIPGISTKKPQGAFYIFPKIESKRWKTDKEFVLDVLNNAHVLFVPGSGFCPIYGKGHFRAVFLPDREILGKAFDQLEDYMNKVA, from the coding sequence ATGAAGCCAACGAAGCGCACGCTGGGCATAGAATACGCCATCCGCGACATCCTTCTGCCGGCAAGAGAGCTGGAGAAGAAGGGGGTCGAGGTCCTGAAGCTGCACATCGGGGATCCAAATAAGTTCGATTTTAGGACCCCGAAGCACGTAAGGGACGCCCTCTGCGCTGCCGTGGAAAAATGCGATAACGGTTATGAGGAGTCGGAAGGCAATCTCGAATTGAGGCGTGCCATCGTCGAAAAGGAGCGAAAGAAGAACCTGATCGATATCGATGAGACCGACGTGATCGTCACTAACGGTGTTACCGAGTCGATCCAGATGATCACCGCCGCGACCATCGAGTCCGGCGATGAGGTCCTTGCTCCCGGACCGAGCTACCCATCCTACGTCGAGTTCACCAAGTTCTTCGGCGGAGTGCCGGTATCCTACCGCACCATCGAAGAAGAGAACTGGCAGCCGGACATCGATGACCTGAGAAAGAAGATCACGCCACGCACGAAGTACATCGTCGCCATCAACCCGAACAACCCGACCGGCGCCCTATACTCGGACAAGGTCCTGAAGCAGATGGCCGACCTGGCAGGAGAATATAACCTGTTCATGGTGTCGGATGAGATCTACGACCTGATGACCTATGACGGCGGAGTGCACCATTCCCCCGCCACGCTCGCGCCGGACGTACCGATGATCCTGGTCAACGGGTTCTCCAAGGTGGACCTGCTGCCAGGATGGAGACTTGGTTATTCCGTGTTCCGCGACCCGACCGGCGAACTGAAGGAGATCAAGGAAGCTGTCAACAAGCAGCTCCGTCTGAGGCTCAGCGCCAATGCCCCATGTCAGATGGCGGTCATCGAATCGATGAGGCACCCGAAGGACCATCTCAAGGGAATGATGGACAAGCTGGAGGATCGGCGCAACTTCGCCTATAAGCGGTTCAACGAGATCCCCGGCATAAGCACCAAGAAGCCCCAGGGAGCGTTCTACATATTCCCCAAGATCGAGTCGAAGAGATGGAAGACCGACAAGGAGTTCGTGCTCGATGTGCTGAACAACGCACACGTCCTGTTCGTTCCCGGCTCCGGGTTCTGTCCGATCTACGGAAAGGGCCACTTCAGAGCGGTATTCCTGCCGGACCGGGAGATCCTTGGAAAGGCATTCGACCAGCTCGAGGACTACATGAACAAGGTGGCGTGA
- the ribH gene encoding 6,7-dimethyl-8-ribityllumazine synthase, whose protein sequence is MNKYNIGIVVSEFNFDITQMMLERAKSHAEFLEVNVVKVIKVPGVFDMPLAIKKMCLDKGIDAIVTLGCVIEGETEHDDIVIANAARKIADLSVEYGKPIALGITGPGMTRLQAEDRIEKGRDAVESVVKMLKRLED, encoded by the coding sequence ATGAACAAGTACAACATAGGAATAGTGGTCTCGGAATTCAACTTTGACATAACCCAAATGATGCTGGAAAGGGCAAAATCGCATGCCGAGTTCCTGGAAGTGAACGTAGTGAAGGTCATCAAGGTCCCAGGCGTCTTCGACATGCCGCTGGCCATCAAAAAGATGTGCCTGGACAAGGGCATCGATGCGATTGTCACTCTCGGATGCGTAATTGAGGGGGAGACGGAGCATGACGACATCGTCATCGCAAACGCCGCCAGAAAGATCGCCGACCTCTCGGTCGAATACGGCAAGCCAATAGCGCTAGGCATCACCGGTCCGGGCATGACCAGGTTGCAGGCGGAGGACCGCATCGAGAAGGGACGCGACGCGGTCGAGAGCGTCGTCAAGATGCTGAAGAGACTGGAGGACTAA
- the ribC gene encoding riboflavin synthase, whose protein sequence is MKLIGVVDTMFARLDMGGAAIDELKGMGTGFKVIRRTVPGIKDLPVEAKKLIEEEKCDIVIALGMPGAQAIDKQCAHEASTGLIAAQLMTNRHIIEVFVHEGEATDEKELAFLLEHRSRDHARNAYNMLFKPEALIAQAGMGRRQGYASVGSLKER, encoded by the coding sequence TTGAAACTGATCGGGGTGGTGGACACGATGTTCGCCCGTTTGGATATGGGAGGTGCGGCCATCGATGAGCTCAAGGGAATGGGCACCGGTTTCAAGGTCATCCGCAGGACGGTACCGGGCATTAAGGACCTGCCGGTTGAGGCCAAGAAGCTCATCGAAGAGGAGAAGTGCGATATCGTCATTGCATTGGGAATGCCCGGTGCCCAGGCCATAGACAAACAATGTGCGCATGAGGCATCGACCGGCCTGATCGCTGCCCAGCTGATGACGAACAGGCACATCATCGAAGTGTTCGTGCACGAGGGGGAGGCAACCGACGAGAAAGAACTGGCATTCCTTCTCGAGCATCGGTCAAGGGACCATGCCAGAAACGCGTACAACATGCTGTTCAAGCCAGAGGCATTGATCGCTCAGGCAGGTATGGGCAGAAGGCAGGGATATGCGAGCGTGGGCTCGCTCAAGGAGAGATGA
- a CDS encoding adenylyltransferase/cytidyltransferase family protein — MTRVMATGVFDILHTGHLRYLEEAKLLGDELIVVVATDATVRKQKHEPITPEKMRLELVQALKPVDHAFLGKEGDMFDIVREVSPDIIVLGYDQAFDEKKLEKELAERGLRARVVRLSKYGEDLNGTRKIIKKIIDWYTVNKRSDEEGRN; from the coding sequence ATGACCAGAGTGATGGCCACAGGCGTTTTTGATATATTGCACACAGGTCATCTAAGATACCTCGAGGAGGCGAAATTGCTCGGGGATGAACTGATCGTGGTCGTAGCCACTGATGCCACGGTCAGGAAACAGAAGCACGAACCGATCACACCGGAGAAGATGCGGCTCGAATTGGTTCAGGCATTGAAGCCGGTCGATCATGCATTCCTCGGGAAGGAAGGCGATATGTTCGATATCGTGAGGGAGGTGTCTCCGGACATCATCGTTTTGGGATACGACCAAGCCTTCGACGAGAAGAAGCTGGAGAAAGAGCTTGCCGAAAGGGGCCTGAGAGCAAGAGTGGTCCGCCTCTCGAAATATGGCGAGGACCTAAATGGCACCAGAAAGATCATCAAGAAGATAATCGACTGGTATACCGTAAACAAGAGGTCCGACGAGGAGGGAAGAAATTGA
- the ribB gene encoding 3,4-dihydroxy-2-butanone-4-phosphate synthase, producing MKSTVEEALKDLRAGKIVLVFDSDDRERETDMVVASEFVTPGVIMQMRKEAGGLICTAAHNDIKERFDLPFLVDVFSCSAKAHPVMDLLSPTDIPYDTKSAFSITINHRATFTGITDTDRALTISEFAKLAKRTKGMSTEQARAEFGRMFRAPGHVHLLNASKELLVTRFGHTELSTVLLVMTGLIPSATVCEMMGDDGHALSKEKAKEYAEKNDLCFLEGRQIIDSWKKWEKPK from the coding sequence ATGAAAAGCACTGTGGAAGAGGCGTTAAAGGACCTGCGCGCCGGCAAGATCGTGCTGGTCTTCGATTCAGATGACCGTGAGCGGGAGACCGACATGGTCGTGGCATCGGAATTCGTAACGCCAGGCGTTATCATGCAGATGCGCAAGGAGGCAGGGGGACTTATCTGCACCGCCGCCCACAACGATATAAAGGAGAGGTTCGACCTTCCCTTCCTGGTCGACGTCTTCTCCTGTTCCGCCAAGGCGCACCCGGTGATGGACCTTCTGTCGCCGACTGACATCCCTTACGATACCAAGTCCGCCTTCTCGATCACGATCAACCATAGGGCCACCTTTACCGGGATCACCGATACGGACCGGGCCCTGACGATCTCTGAGTTCGCCAAGCTGGCGAAGAGGACAAAAGGAATGTCCACCGAACAGGCCAGGGCTGAGTTCGGCAGGATGTTCAGGGCACCCGGTCACGTCCATCTCCTCAATGCCAGCAAGGAATTGCTGGTCACACGTTTCGGTCACACCGAGCTTTCGACCGTACTGTTGGTGATGACCGGGCTGATACCGTCAGCGACGGTCTGTGAAATGATGGGCGACGACGGCCATGCTCTGTCCAAAGAGAAGGCAAAGGAATATGCCGAAAAGAACGACCTGTGCTTCCTTGAAGGACGCCAAATCATCGATTCCTGGAAGAAATGGGAGAAGCCTAAATGA
- a CDS encoding bifunctional phosphoglucose/phosphomannose isomerase, protein MVEKLDDLQNYPVWDRLDMLSQINGFVNNIKEAIGYKVAPLSDISNICLCGIGGSAMCGDILIDYLAPISDKHVTVVRSVSLPNWVNSQTLVVVISYSGNTKEALDVFQDALSRGLKVVSVSSGGELLKKAKENGIPFIQVPSGIQPRAALGYLLGSVAVILQAAGACAPAGALGEVIQFAQSTQERLAPGMTTSTNAAKKIALALDGKVPAVYCPRSIRSVGVRWQNQICENAKVVAFSGEIPEMNHNQMVGWLSGNGVNNLKPVFVVPSALEPTVKKMTMVSIQMFNERGLDPIVVQLEGKTLIENLVYGLILGDMISYYMALLSGVDPTPVDVIGEFKRRIST, encoded by the coding sequence ATGGTAGAGAAGCTTGACGACCTCCAAAATTATCCCGTCTGGGACCGTTTGGACATGTTGTCCCAGATCAATGGCTTTGTCAATAACATCAAAGAGGCCATCGGTTACAAGGTCGCGCCTTTGTCGGACATAAGTAACATATGTCTATGCGGAATCGGCGGATCGGCAATGTGCGGTGATATCCTTATCGACTATTTGGCCCCCATCAGCGACAAGCACGTGACCGTGGTCCGTAGCGTGTCGCTTCCCAACTGGGTGAATAGCCAGACTCTGGTGGTCGTGATCAGCTATTCAGGAAACACCAAGGAGGCCCTGGACGTCTTCCAGGACGCGCTCTCCAGAGGGTTGAAGGTAGTATCCGTCTCCTCCGGCGGGGAATTGCTCAAGAAAGCAAAGGAGAACGGCATCCCATTCATCCAGGTTCCCTCCGGTATTCAGCCGAGGGCAGCTCTGGGATACCTCCTTGGATCGGTGGCGGTCATTCTGCAGGCAGCCGGGGCGTGCGCTCCAGCCGGGGCTCTGGGCGAGGTTATCCAGTTCGCCCAGTCCACTCAGGAAAGGCTGGCGCCAGGCATGACCACTTCAACGAACGCGGCCAAGAAGATCGCTTTGGCTCTCGATGGAAAGGTACCCGCAGTATACTGTCCACGTTCGATCCGCAGCGTAGGCGTACGCTGGCAGAACCAGATATGTGAGAATGCGAAGGTGGTCGCTTTCTCGGGAGAGATCCCGGAGATGAACCATAACCAGATGGTGGGATGGCTAAGCGGGAACGGGGTCAACAATCTGAAACCGGTCTTTGTGGTCCCCAGTGCACTGGAGCCCACAGTCAAAAAGATGACAATGGTCAGCATCCAAATGTTCAACGAAAGAGGATTGGACCCGATCGTTGTTCAACTCGAGGGAAAGACCCTGATCGAGAACCTCGTCTACGGGCTGATACTGGGAGACATGATCAGTTATTATATGGCGCTGTTAAGCGGGGTGGACCCGACCCCAGTCGATGTCATTGGAGAGTTCAAAAGGCGCATCAGCACCTGA